Below is a window of Thermotoga sp. DNA.
GCAGTTTTTTCCTAAACCACACGACTTCTTCTGATATGGACGTGCCTTTTTTAGACTCTTCCCAAAATTCTCTCAAAATGGAATCGATCGAGGTTTTTTCTTCATCGTTACCTAGAGATACTTCCCAATACGTTTTCTTTGTCTTTTTATCCCTTCGGTTCGTCAAGATTATGTATGCAATCCTTCTCTTTCTGCCTAGTAAACGTCTTTCTAGTTTTCGAAGCCTTGACTTCACGCGGTCATCTCACTTTCATATCGCTCAAATAACTCTTCAAGTCTCTCCACACGTCTCTCGAGGTCGTGCTTTTCTATAATCTGACTCGCCACTGAGGCAAGATATCCAATGACTCGTGTCTTCTCAAGATACAGTCTGAACAGCTTCTCATCTATTTCACTCGGATCAAGTTTTCGAAGGCGGTGTTATAAAATTCTCGTGAAGGGGAAAGATCTCAGGATGAAGCAAGATAAGACGATATAAAAATGAGCCACCTACATGTTACAGACAAGAGACCTCACAAGAGCAAACACCACAGCCATATCTTCCCTGCAGGTGATCGTGAATGAACTTTATGAACACAGGAACAGATGAAATGGTCTTTGGAGATCTGGATGGTTTCTCTGAGAGAGGACTTCATTGACAACAAGCTGAGGCATGATTTCGGAGCAGTAAAAACAAGTGAGTTTGATGTGAATTTTTGAAGAACTCTCGCTTGTCTTATTTTCTATGCCTCCCTGTATTGTTTTTGAAACGCCTTCAGTGAGTAACAGATGTTATCAAAGTAGATTTATAAAGCGCTGCAACGGGGACAAGGCCCCTCTTTCCTGAAAGATCGACTAACCGTATTTTTATCATCCTTTTATTAAAAGTTGTGATATAATACTAGAAAGATTCAAAATCGTTTCAAGCAAAAATGGAGGAGAGGGGATCGTGAGTATTCTTATAAAGACTTTTGGAGGAACGAGAGTCATCAAGGAAAACGATGTCGTCTACGCCAGAAACTGGCCATCTCAAAAGGCTTTCTCTTTGTTCAGGTATTTGGTTTTCAGAAGAAACGAGGGAGTACCCGTTGAGGAACTGTATGACATGTTCTGGGAGGAGATGGAAGAAGGATTCGCGAAAACCAATCTGAACACGACGCTCTATCTTATAAGAAAAACGACTGGTATCACAAGCGACCAGCTCTTTGTCAAGGGAAACATGTGTTATTTCACGCCCGGAAAAGACGTTGCCATAGACGCGGATACCTTCGAGGAAAATCACAAAAAGTTGATGAAGGTCACTTCCGAAAGCGAACGCGAAGAAATCTTGAGGGAGATGTTCGAAATCTACGAAGGACCTTTTCTGGTTGAAGATTCCCTGGCGGAGTGGGTCCAGGAGGCAAGGGACATGTACGAGTCATGGTACTCGGATGTGCTGAAAGAGTTGTTCAAAATATACATCTCCAGAGACAGGCACGATGCAGCATATGACATGATCGTGACCTATATACAGAGAGAACCTTACGATGAGGATATGTATTACAAAGCCATTGAAATTCTCATGAAGAAGGGAGATTTAACCAAGGCAAAGCACTTGTACGACAAACTCTCAAGAAGACTTCGAGAGATAGGCATAAAACCCCACCTGAGTTTTGATCAGATAGCGACCGGCAAAGAGGCCCATCCATTGATGAACGGGAAGAAAGCGGTGATAGTTGACGCGGATTTCTTCGAGAAGATACTCTTTCTGGAGTCGAGGAGAAGGGTGAAGAATTTTGTGATTCTGGAGATAAAGTTCAAGGGAACAAACCTGAGCACAGGAAAAATTGCTCAAAAAATAGCGCCGCTGCTTCGAAGGGGAGACGTGATTACCTCCCTGGAGAATTCGATCCGTATACTGGTACACTGCTCGGAGCAGCGGCGCTCAACAGTAGAGAATCGTGTAAAGAATGTATTGGGAGAAATGGGGATAGAGAAGGATCAATTTTTCATACATTAGAACGAAAACTTTACACCAAAAAACAGTGTGTAATCGGAGAAATTGTACACCACCCCAACCAGCAACATTATGTTTTCACTGAGACTGTACCCCGCGCTAAGTGATACTT
It encodes the following:
- a CDS encoding BTAD domain-containing putative transcriptional regulator, with the translated sequence MSILIKTFGGTRVIKENDVVYARNWPSQKAFSLFRYLVFRRNEGVPVEELYDMFWEEMEEGFAKTNLNTTLYLIRKTTGITSDQLFVKGNMCYFTPGKDVAIDADTFEENHKKLMKVTSESEREEILREMFEIYEGPFLVEDSLAEWVQEARDMYESWYSDVLKELFKIYISRDRHDAAYDMIVTYIQREPYDEDMYYKAIEILMKKGDLTKAKHLYDKLSRRLREIGIKPHLSFDQIATGKEAHPLMNGKKAVIVDADFFEKILFLESRRRVKNFVILEIKFKGTNLSTGKIAQKIAPLLRRGDVITSLENSIRILVHCSEQRRSTVENRVKNVLGEMGIEKDQFFIH